The Capra hircus breed San Clemente chromosome 25, ASM170441v1, whole genome shotgun sequence genome has a window encoding:
- the ERI2 gene encoding ERI1 exoribonuclease 2 isoform X3, whose translation MATKRLARQLGLIRRKSIPPANGNLGRSKSKQLFDYLIIIDFESTCWNDGKRHRSQEIIEFPAVLLNTSTGEIESEFHAYVQPQEHPILSEFCMELTGIRQAQVDEGVPLKICLSQFCKWIQKIQQQKKIIFATTVPDISTSEVKLCAFVTWSDWDLGVCLEYECKRKQLLKPVFLNSWIDLRVTYKIFYRRKPKGLSGALQEVGMQFSGREHFGLDDSRNTALLAWKMIRDGCLMKITRSLNKVWLSLACL comes from the exons gcAGCTTGGATTAATTAGGAGAAAATCAATTCCACCAGCAAATGGAAACCTAGGAAGAAGCAAATCTA AGCAGTTGTTTGACTACTTAATCATCATTGATTTTGAGTCAACATGTTGGAATGATGGGAAACGCCACCGGAGTCAGGAAATAA TTGAATTTCCAGCTGTATTACTGAACACATCAACTGGAGAGATTGAATCTGAGTTCCATGCTTATGTTCAGCCTCAGGAACATCCAATTCTCTCTGAATTTTGCATGGAACTGACAGGCATAAGGCAG GCTCAGGTTGATGAAGGAGTCCCTCTGAAGATTTGTTTATCTCAGTTCTGTAAATGGATTCAGAAGATTCAGCaacagaagaaaattatttttgctaCTACAGTACCAGATATTTCCACTTCTGAAGTAAAATTATGTGCATTTGTTACTTGGTCAG ACTGGGACTTGGGGGTTTGCCTGGAGTATGAATGTAAAAGAAAACAACTGTTAAAACCTGTGTTCCTTAATTCTTGGATTGATCTCAGAGTAACTTACAAG ATTTTCTATAGAAGAAAACCAAAAGGACTCAGTGGTGCCCTGCAGGAAGTGGGAATGCAATTTTCAGGGCGAGAACATTTTG GGTTGGATGATTCTCGGAATACTGCccttcttgcttggaaaatgatCAGGGATGGTTGCTTAATGAAGATTACAAGGTCTTTGAACAAG GTGTGGTTGTCACTGGCATGTCTGTGA
- the ERI2 gene encoding ERI1 exoribonuclease 2 isoform X1, translating to MATKRLARQLGLIRRKSIPPANGNLGRSKSKQLFDYLIIIDFESTCWNDGKRHRSQEIIEFPAVLLNTSTGEIESEFHAYVQPQEHPILSEFCMELTGIRQAQVDEGVPLKICLSQFCKWIQKIQQQKKIIFATTVPDISTSEVKLCAFVTWSDWDLGVCLEYECKRKQLLKPVFLNSWIDLRVTYKIFYRRKPKGLSGALQEVGMQFSGREHFGLDDSRNTALLAWKMIRDGCLMKITRSLNKVSTKRNPNIFTRNLNMDQVEETSDPSIDGGEPKNSIKSYKKIQMKSVGVNSPIKVQQDQLQQKDSIKAGLCNVGSCSSLFNATKSWTSLGQLQSSSRNTPMQKQINQHLAFNTNSKSSTVGSELVPVSTTISSFNNVSDMEVSSALDCLPMLADWEDVALLPASQPEQNIYCIPRVSDSNVDTSLNSGEKVMVLEESEMLSHENFGGTEETPEKSVTSKSIVYKSPHTTIYNIKEAKDPGSDTFGFKLPECKSSNFNSVNSNVSHPLVLGKHPLCLDNSKRNPSSPPLFPPAKKQTFTIHEEKPASSNDSPGAISSWKILPSVLTSTVNLQEPWKSGKVTPPLCKCGRRSKRLTVSNNGPNHGKVFYCCPVGKYQEKRKCCGYFKWEQTLQKERANSIVPSHSPGGLTFSSLETNLIYDRNVNFSTESSLRLRPSMRN from the exons gcAGCTTGGATTAATTAGGAGAAAATCAATTCCACCAGCAAATGGAAACCTAGGAAGAAGCAAATCTA AGCAGTTGTTTGACTACTTAATCATCATTGATTTTGAGTCAACATGTTGGAATGATGGGAAACGCCACCGGAGTCAGGAAATAA TTGAATTTCCAGCTGTATTACTGAACACATCAACTGGAGAGATTGAATCTGAGTTCCATGCTTATGTTCAGCCTCAGGAACATCCAATTCTCTCTGAATTTTGCATGGAACTGACAGGCATAAGGCAG GCTCAGGTTGATGAAGGAGTCCCTCTGAAGATTTGTTTATCTCAGTTCTGTAAATGGATTCAGAAGATTCAGCaacagaagaaaattatttttgctaCTACAGTACCAGATATTTCCACTTCTGAAGTAAAATTATGTGCATTTGTTACTTGGTCAG ACTGGGACTTGGGGGTTTGCCTGGAGTATGAATGTAAAAGAAAACAACTGTTAAAACCTGTGTTCCTTAATTCTTGGATTGATCTCAGAGTAACTTACAAG ATTTTCTATAGAAGAAAACCAAAAGGACTCAGTGGTGCCCTGCAGGAAGTGGGAATGCAATTTTCAGGGCGAGAACATTTTG GGTTGGATGATTCTCGGAATACTGCccttcttgcttggaaaatgatCAGGGATGGTTGCTTAATGAAGATTACAAGGTCTTTGAACAAG GTTTCCACTAAGAGGAATCCTAATATTTTCACCAGAAATTTGAATATGGATCAAGTTGAAGAAACATCAGATCCCAGCATAGATGGTGGGGAGcctaaaaattcaataaaatcttACAAGAAAATTCAAATGAAGTCAGTTGGTGTGAATTCTCCTATAAAGGTACAGCAGGATCAGTTACAACAAAAGGACAGCATAAAAGCAGGTCTTTGCAATGTCGGAAGCTGTTCATCTCTCTTTAATGCTACTAAGTCCTGGACTTCTTTGGGGCAATTGCAGTCTTCCAGCCGGAATACACCTATGCAGAAGCAAATAAACCAACATCTTGCATTTAATACCAATTCTAAGTCTTCAACAGTTGGTTCAGAACTGGTACCTGTTTCAACTACCATTTCATCTTTTAATAACGTTTCTGATATGGAAGTGAGTTCTGCTCTTGACTGTTTACCTATGTTGGCTGATTGGGAGGATGTAGCTTTATTGCCAGCATCTCAGCCCGagcaaaatatatattgtatacctCGCGTTAGTGACTCAAATGTAGACACTTCACTTAATTCTGGAGAAAAAGTAATGGTTTTAGAAGAATCTGAAATGTTAAGTCATGAAAACTTTGGAGGCACAGAAGaaactcctgaaaaatctgttacCTCTAAGTCTATTGTATATAAGAGTCCCCATACCACTATTTATAATATAAAGGAAGCCAAAGATCCAGGTTCAGATACTTTTGGCTTTAAATTACCTGAATGTAAATCAAGTAATTTCAACAGTGTTAATTCCAATGTGTCTCATCCTTTAGTTTTGGGGAAACATCCTCTTTGTTTAGATAATAGTAAAAGGAATCCATCCAGTCCTCCACTTTTCCCACCAGCAAAAAAGCAGACTTTCACTATTCATGAAGAAAAGCCTGCATCATCTAATGACTCCCCAGGAGCAATTTCTTCCTGGAAGATTCTCCCTTCTGTCTTAACTTCTACAGTTAATCTGCAAGAACCTTGGAAGAGTGGGAAAGTAACACCTCCTTTATGCAAGTGTGGCCGAAGATCTAAGAGACTTACTGTTTCTAATAATGGACCAAACCATGGAAAAGTCTTCTATTGTTGTCCTGTTGGGAAGtaccaagaaaagagaaaatgttgtGGTTATTTCAAGTGGGAACAAACACTTCAAAAGGAAAGAGCAAACAGTATAGTTCCATCTCATTCCCCAGGAGGACTCACTTTTAGTTCTCTAGAAACAAACCTTATTTATGACAGAAATGTAAATTTCTCTACTGAAAGTTCATTGAGACTCAGACCTTCAATGAGAAATTGA
- the ERI2 gene encoding ERI1 exoribonuclease 2 isoform X2, protein MELTGIRQAQVDEGVPLKICLSQFCKWIQKIQQQKKIIFATTVPDISTSEVKLCAFVTWSDWDLGVCLEYECKRKQLLKPVFLNSWIDLRVTYKIFYRRKPKGLSGALQEVGMQFSGREHFGLDDSRNTALLAWKMIRDGCLMKITRSLNKVSTKRNPNIFTRNLNMDQVEETSDPSIDGGEPKNSIKSYKKIQMKSVGVNSPIKVQQDQLQQKDSIKAGLCNVGSCSSLFNATKSWTSLGQLQSSSRNTPMQKQINQHLAFNTNSKSSTVGSELVPVSTTISSFNNVSDMEVSSALDCLPMLADWEDVALLPASQPEQNIYCIPRVSDSNVDTSLNSGEKVMVLEESEMLSHENFGGTEETPEKSVTSKSIVYKSPHTTIYNIKEAKDPGSDTFGFKLPECKSSNFNSVNSNVSHPLVLGKHPLCLDNSKRNPSSPPLFPPAKKQTFTIHEEKPASSNDSPGAISSWKILPSVLTSTVNLQEPWKSGKVTPPLCKCGRRSKRLTVSNNGPNHGKVFYCCPVGKYQEKRKCCGYFKWEQTLQKERANSIVPSHSPGGLTFSSLETNLIYDRNVNFSTESSLRLRPSMRN, encoded by the exons ATGGAACTGACAGGCATAAGGCAG GCTCAGGTTGATGAAGGAGTCCCTCTGAAGATTTGTTTATCTCAGTTCTGTAAATGGATTCAGAAGATTCAGCaacagaagaaaattatttttgctaCTACAGTACCAGATATTTCCACTTCTGAAGTAAAATTATGTGCATTTGTTACTTGGTCAG ACTGGGACTTGGGGGTTTGCCTGGAGTATGAATGTAAAAGAAAACAACTGTTAAAACCTGTGTTCCTTAATTCTTGGATTGATCTCAGAGTAACTTACAAG ATTTTCTATAGAAGAAAACCAAAAGGACTCAGTGGTGCCCTGCAGGAAGTGGGAATGCAATTTTCAGGGCGAGAACATTTTG GGTTGGATGATTCTCGGAATACTGCccttcttgcttggaaaatgatCAGGGATGGTTGCTTAATGAAGATTACAAGGTCTTTGAACAAG GTTTCCACTAAGAGGAATCCTAATATTTTCACCAGAAATTTGAATATGGATCAAGTTGAAGAAACATCAGATCCCAGCATAGATGGTGGGGAGcctaaaaattcaataaaatcttACAAGAAAATTCAAATGAAGTCAGTTGGTGTGAATTCTCCTATAAAGGTACAGCAGGATCAGTTACAACAAAAGGACAGCATAAAAGCAGGTCTTTGCAATGTCGGAAGCTGTTCATCTCTCTTTAATGCTACTAAGTCCTGGACTTCTTTGGGGCAATTGCAGTCTTCCAGCCGGAATACACCTATGCAGAAGCAAATAAACCAACATCTTGCATTTAATACCAATTCTAAGTCTTCAACAGTTGGTTCAGAACTGGTACCTGTTTCAACTACCATTTCATCTTTTAATAACGTTTCTGATATGGAAGTGAGTTCTGCTCTTGACTGTTTACCTATGTTGGCTGATTGGGAGGATGTAGCTTTATTGCCAGCATCTCAGCCCGagcaaaatatatattgtatacctCGCGTTAGTGACTCAAATGTAGACACTTCACTTAATTCTGGAGAAAAAGTAATGGTTTTAGAAGAATCTGAAATGTTAAGTCATGAAAACTTTGGAGGCACAGAAGaaactcctgaaaaatctgttacCTCTAAGTCTATTGTATATAAGAGTCCCCATACCACTATTTATAATATAAAGGAAGCCAAAGATCCAGGTTCAGATACTTTTGGCTTTAAATTACCTGAATGTAAATCAAGTAATTTCAACAGTGTTAATTCCAATGTGTCTCATCCTTTAGTTTTGGGGAAACATCCTCTTTGTTTAGATAATAGTAAAAGGAATCCATCCAGTCCTCCACTTTTCCCACCAGCAAAAAAGCAGACTTTCACTATTCATGAAGAAAAGCCTGCATCATCTAATGACTCCCCAGGAGCAATTTCTTCCTGGAAGATTCTCCCTTCTGTCTTAACTTCTACAGTTAATCTGCAAGAACCTTGGAAGAGTGGGAAAGTAACACCTCCTTTATGCAAGTGTGGCCGAAGATCTAAGAGACTTACTGTTTCTAATAATGGACCAAACCATGGAAAAGTCTTCTATTGTTGTCCTGTTGGGAAGtaccaagaaaagagaaaatgttgtGGTTATTTCAAGTGGGAACAAACACTTCAAAAGGAAAGAGCAAACAGTATAGTTCCATCTCATTCCCCAGGAGGACTCACTTTTAGTTCTCTAGAAACAAACCTTATTTATGACAGAAATGTAAATTTCTCTACTGAAAGTTCATTGAGACTCAGACCTTCAATGAGAAATTGA